Genomic segment of Sodaliphilus pleomorphus:
GTCGATGTTCTCCTGCAAGTAGGCGTCGAGCTCCTCGAGGCTGAGCGACCCTATCTCGCTCTTGTCGGCCTTGATGCCCAGCAGCCGCATCACGCCCTGCGATATCCACTCGGTGAACTTGGATATGGGATACAGCACCAGGTAGCACATGAAAAGCGGCAGCGAGAACATGCGCAGCGAGTAGTTGGGGTTGATGCGGAAGATGGCCTTGGGCAGAAACTCGCCGGTGATGAGAATGACCACCGTCGAGATGAGCGTGATGAGCAGCAGCATCAGCACCTCGTTGCTGCCCACGGCGGTGTGCTTGAGCGGCTCGGTGAGCAATGCCGACATGGCGATCGAGTAGACCACGTTGACCACGTTGTTGCCTATGAGCAACGTCGAGATAAACATGTCGCTGTGGTTGTAAAACACGTGGATGATGCGGTTGATGAGGCCCGACTTTTTCACATCGATCTCGACCCGCACTTTGTTGGCCGAGACAAATGCGATCTCCATACCCGAGAAAAAGGCCGAGAGGAGGATCGACACCACCATCACTATAATCCATGCACTGCTGCTTTCCATATTCTAATTGCAAAAATACAACTTTTTCTCAATATTCCACGCCCATGTGACGCATAAAACACCACAACCCTCGTCGTCGCGCTGGCTGCATGCTCCCACGGGGGGTGGGCCGCAACTGTGGCACGAATGTTGTAAGAGCTATAGTTGTAGACAAGTGTTGCGATGTAACTTCGTTTTTTATGCGCAAAGACAAGAAATACCTGCTCGGCCATCCGCTCTACCGTTTCATGCAGCGGTCGGAGAAGTGGATGGACCGCTACTTTGTCGACCCGCTGCTGGGCTTGCTCCTGCCCGGGGGGTGGGGCGACGCGCTGTCGGGCCTGCTCGCGCTGCCGGCCATCTACTACAGCCTGTGGGTGGTGCGGTCGGTGCCGCTCACGCTCGCCGTCACGCTCAACGTGCTCGCCGACGTCGTTCTGGGCCTGCTGCCCTTCATGGCCGGCGACGTGATCGACTTTTTCTTCCGCTCCTATGGCCGCAACATGCGGCTCATCACTGGCTACGTCAACGGCGACAAGCAGGTGGTGGCCCACGTGAGGCGCAAGGCCGCCCTCTCGGCTGTTGCCATCGTTGTGCTGCTGGCGCTCCTCGTCGTGCTCATGTGGCTGGCCTGGCAGCTCGGCCAGTGGGTCTGGCAGTGGTTGCAGCAAGCCCTGCAGTAGCGCTGCCGGCCGCTACCTCGCCACCATTTTGCCAAAGGGCGCCACAGCCAGCCCCATGAGGCTGATGTGCATCTTGCCCCAGGGGTTGCCCACGATGGTGAATAGCGCCGCTACAGGAAATTTTTGTGGTTACCCACACATTTTTCCTGTAGCACATCTTCAATTGGATTGTTTGTTGTATCTTTGCATATAGAAGCTATATGTATTGATTTTTAGCACTTTAAGACTAATGCTTTTTCTTGAATCACACAAGAAATGCGGCTTCTTTTTTAGTTAATATGCATTATTCAGGATAGATAAAATCGGATGTAGGCATTGTTGACTCCATTGGCATAAACACAATTTTACCTCTTGTCCAATTCCATGATGCAGGCAATTCAAATGGTATTTCCTCTGTTATATCTTCACAATGTTTGCCTACCTGCTCATAATACTTGTTATCGTCACCTTTGAAGATAACACTATCGTTGAGGGCTGACTTCTTTAGCTTGCCTTTTTTAACAAGTTTCTGCTTCTCTGTTTTTATCTGTTCAAGCAGTTCTTGCGCTGTTCCTTCTTCTGCAATTTGTGGTACAAGTCTCCCTTGAATTGCCTCTTGCAGAATGGATTTTTTCAGACACTCAGATAGTGAAACGTTGAGCAAATCAAGGTTATATTGTGAAATAGAATATTTATCTACACTTGGTAGTACTTCCTTAATTTTGTCAACAATTCGCATTTGCTCCTCAAAAGGGGCAATAGGAACTAAAAGCTGAGATACCTTTTCAGCATTAATGTTACATTGCTGTACCCCAATAGTCTTGACTTCCTTACAATAGGAACGCACATATGGCGATGAAAAAATATAATTCAGATACTCAGAGTTAGTCTTTATAGGACGAAGTAAAATAAGATATCCTGCGTAAATAACATGCCTGTTTCCTTTGAATATTGCTGTCTTGCCGACCAGTTCAGCACTATTTGTTCTATTGAACAACAAGTCTCCATCTTGCAGTAGATATTTTCTATTATCCTCTACATTATTGCTAAAAACTAATTTGTCATAAACCACTTCGCCATCTTGAATGTTACCCATACGTAAAACAGGAACATCTCCATTTGATAATGATTTACTTGATGTTCCATATTTGGGCGGATAAATAACATCTCTCAATCTGCACCATTCCCACCCCTCTGGTATCTCAAACGGTATCTCCTTATCTATGCACTTCACCTCTCCCGTGGCAAGCATCTTCTCATAATAGGAATTGTCCTCACCACGGTAGATGATAGATGCGTTCTTGTCTCGCTTGATTTTCTTCTCTTTTATCAGGTGTTCTTTCTCCTGACGAATCTTTTCAAGCAGTACGCTTGCTGGTTCGTCATTGGGGTCTTGGGGCACAAGTTTTCCTTGTATAGCCCATTGCAGTATGCTGTTTTTTAATTGCTTCCCGTTCATTCTGTTCTAATTGATTTAGAAGTTTTCATCTTTTTGTTTCTCCTGCTGGTAGAACTGATAGAGTTTCTTCCCAATCTTGTCTTTCTTGAATGTTCGCTCATGATTCATCGGTGTCATAGACAAACGTAGTTTTCCTCTGTTATTGCAGCAGGAATATAGTTGACATCCTGAGTGGTTTTGCTCGCCTCATTTATAAGGTGAGCAAATTGCAACTTAAACTCTTTCAGTGACTTACCCTTACATAAAACATATCCGTTATGCTTTAATTCTTCGCTATTTTTGAGGGGGGTACTAATCCTTGCTGATTTCTATTCCTAATATCCGCTGTATTTCTGCCAACGTCTTGTCGATCTCGTGGTCGAGAGCCTTGCGCTTCTTGAAGTAGTCGGCGAGGAGTTCGGCAGGAGGAAGTATTTCTTCTTCGTCCTTTGGGAACTTGCATTGGTCGAAGTTACAATCCATGTCAAGAAGCTGCTGCGCAGTAAAACAGCGTGATTTCTCATCGTTGTTCTCTGCATCCACAATCTCTTGTCGATTAGTCCACCAGTCGATGATTGGCCGACAGTGTTCAGCTCGCATGGGCTTTGTCTTAGAGAAATGTTTATAGCCTTCTGGCATGTCAAGACGATAGAACCATGTTTCTTTCGTGCTAAATCCCTCTTCTGCGCCTTCTGCCTTTTCATTGTTGAAGAAAAGGATATTGGTGGCAATTGATGTGTAAGGTGCAAAAATGCTACCAGGCAATCGGATAATAGTGTGAAGGTTGAACTCACGAAGCAGTTTTTCCTTGATTGCCAGTTTCGCATTGTCGGCGCCAAACAGGAAACCGTCTGGAAGGATAACCGCAGCACGGCCTTTTTCGGCAAGACGATACATGATAAGAACCATAAATAGGTCGGCTGTCTCGCTGGAACTCAAATCAGATGGGAAGTGCTGCTTTATGTCATTTTTCTCGCTACCTCCGTATGGTGGATTCATAAGTATGACATCGAACTTGTCTTCATCTGTGTAATTAAGCACATCCTTTGTCAGAGAATTGTCGTGCATCACTCTTGGAGAATCAATGTCATGCAGGAGCATATTTGTGACGCACAGCATATAAGGGAATTGCTTTTTTTCAATGCCATAGACTGAATTTTCATATTCCTCTTTATCTTCTGCCGTCCTCACCTTCTTGTCAAGAGCTTTTAGCCAGCTCGTTATAAAGCCACCGGTACCACAGGCAAAGTCTGCCATCTTTTCACCAACTTTAGGGTCGATAATTTCTGCCATGAAGTCGGTCAAGGCACGTGGTGTATAGAACTCACCTGCAGAGCCTGCCGACTGCATCTCTTTCAGGATGGACTCATAAATCTCACCGAAAGCATGGCTTTCTTCATAGTTGCCCAGGTCAAGTTGGTCAATGACATTGATAACCTGGCGAAGCAAAACGCCATCCTTCATATACTGGTTGGCATCCTCAAAAGTAGTACGAACGATGGCACTACGCATCGGCGTTGAAGGATTAACCTCCAATCCTTTCAACGTGGGGAATAGCGTATTATTAACGAAATCCAATAAGGCATCGGCAGTTATCGTTTCACCTTCACCATTATCTTTCGCCCAGTTGCGCCATCGGCAATTCTCAGGTATGAACGACTTATAATTATCTTCATTAAACTCCCAATCGTTTTCCTTCTCATCATATACTTTCAAAAACAACATCCATGCAATTTGCTCGATACGCTGGGCATCGCCATTGATACCTGCATCGTTGCGCATGATGTTTCTGATGCTCTTTACAAAATTGTTAAGTGCCATATCTGGTTATGCTATGCTGCTATAAATTAAACTTTCAAGTTCCTTCACTGCTGAAAAATACTGCTGGTTGCCACCAAAGAATTTTGCTATGTTGGCTGGTGAACCCATTTGCCGGAACGGATCAAGGCGTAGAACCGTTCTATTCTCCAACTGGGTAATACCATCATTGGCATATTTATCGAGCAATGCTTCCAGTACCTTCCGGGCTTCGGCACCATACTTGTTGAAGATGTCGCGCTTCTTCACGTTCTCAGCACGTTCACGTCGAGTCAACGGCTTCTTCCCATAAGCGATATGACAGATGAAATCGAAATCATCAACGTCATCCATATTCCTGTCATGTTTCAACGCTTGCAGGTCAATACCGCTTTCACGGAGTAGGTCTGTAATTTCAGCCTTCTTATCAGCTTTATTCCATCTGTGAATAAAGTCATCAAGATTGGCGTAGGTGTTGTTGATGTTCTTTCGGGTATAATCTGTGATGCTCTCTGTGCGAAGAAGTTTGCCGTTGGTATCATATACAGACACTACTTTGTTGATAACCTTAACCGTGCATCCATCCTTATCAACAATAGGTTTAGGCGGGCGTTCCGGCTCGGGTTCGCTCACATCCATTGGCTCTTCCTCAATCACTGGATAAGGCTTTGGTGTGCCTTTTACATAATTGTCGTTAACCTCAATCGGACCATCCCAGTCGGGGTCGGCAAACAAACGTGTCACATTACGAAAATCCATGATTGTGAAATGGGTCTTACCTTCTTTTTCACGGATTCTGGTTCCACGGCCCACAATTTGCTTAAACTCTGTCATAGAACCGATGCGCTGGTCAAGTACAATGAGTTTAACCATTTTGCAATCTACTCCAGTAGAGAGCAACTTACTTGTAGTGGCGATAACGGGGTACTTGGAAGCGACGGAAATAAAGTAGTCAAGTTTTGACTGCCCATAAGGGTCGCTGCCTGTGATACGCACTACATAATCTGGGTTTTTCTTGCACATGTCGGAATTTTCATTGACAAGTGCCGTGCGCATACGGTCGGCATGGTCTTCGTCGGCACAGAACACAATGGTCTTTGCCATCCTATCTGTGCTCTTCAAGTACTGGGTTATCTCATGTGCAACCTCTCTGATTCTATCTTCTATGATGATATTGTAATCATAGTCAGAGTTATTATAGATGCGGTCTTCTATGAGGTTGCCGTTTATGTCTCTTTGTCCTTTAACTGGTCGCCATTCATCACCAATGTTGGTTGTAATGTTTACAACCTTGAAAGGCGCAAGGAAACCATCTTCAATACCTTCCTTTAGGCTATATGTATAGATAGGCTTCCCAAAATAACTGATGCTGGACTGGTATTTTGTTTCCTTTGGGGTTGCAGTCATACCCAGTTGAATTGCACCATCAAAGTATTCCAGTATTTCACGCCAGTTGCTATCATCTTTGGCACTTCCGCGATGGCACTCGTCAACGATGACCATATCAAAGAACTCTGGCTTAAACAGCTCCTTGTAGTTCTGTTTCCCTTCTTTCCCAATTAGCTGCTGGTAAAGAGAGAAATATACTTCGTATGCTAAGTGTCCACCATGTGTATCAATGTCGCTCTGATAATCTACTTTATGGATTGTACTTGACAGGGGCTTAAAGTCTTGCTGAATAGACTGGTCAACCAAAACATTTCGGTCAGCCAGATACAAGACTTTCTTTACTAAACCAGCTTTGAGAAGACGATAAACTATTTGGAAAGCAGTATATGTCTTACCCGTTCCTGTCGCCATGACAAGCAACAAGCGGTTTCTACCTTGTGCAACCGCATTGACGGTACGGTTCACGGCGTTACGCTGGTAGTATCGAGGTGGGAAAATGTCTTGTCCTGTGCAGTACGGCTGATCGATGATTTTCTTTTCTTCATCCGAGAAGCCTTTACCACCATTACTCTCAGTAAGGAATCGAGCATATAATTCTTCTTTCGTTGGAAAGGCATCCATCGAGAAAGAACGTTCCTTTCCTGTCAGGAAATCATATTCTTGATAACCTTGGCCATTGGAACTGAAAGCAAAAGGAATATCCATCATTTGGGCATATTCCTTTGCCTGTTGCATTCCAAATGAGACTGTATGATTTGCGTCCTTGGCTTCAACAATGGCAATGGGGGTGGCACGATTGTAATAAAGCATATAGTCTGCAAACTTAGCTTTACCACGAGCCACTAAATTTCCTCTAAGGTTAATCTTGCCATCTGTAAGTTTAACCTTAGTCTCCATAGTTATGTCTTCTACCGACCATCCCTTTTTTAGTATGGATGGAGTGATGTACCGTAGTTTTATGTCTTCTTCAGACAGTGCCAGTATATTATCCATATGCAACTTCCGATAAGTGTATATTATGGAGATATATTACAAAGATACTTGTTTTTTGCGAAAAAGAGTCCTTTGCATTCCGTTTTATATTTAATGCTGATTATTCAGACGTAGATTCCAAAACGAAGTGCAACATTGAGGAGGCTACATTATTGCCCCAAGGGTTGCCCACGATGGTGAGCATGAGCAGCAGCGATGACATCCATGGTGATGCCCAGACCGCCGCACAGGAGCCAGAAGAGATTGGCAAGCGTTCTTATTTCGATTTATTGTTGCACATTTTGCCACAAAGAAAGATAGCAACTGTCTCCCAACCATCACCACAAAAACAAGCACAAAGCCCTGGAAGCTACCAGGGCTACCAGGGCTTTGTGGGCACGGGTTGCACTCCCGCTATTGCAGGATGATGTGGATGAGCGCGGTCACGTCGGTCACGTTTAGACTGCCATCGCCATTGAGGTCACCTGCCTCCAAGTCGAGTTGCCCGTTTCCTAAAATGGCATTAATGATGACCGATACATCGGTCACATTTACCTGGCCGTCGCCGTTCAGGTCACCCCGCAGGCCAGTGCCTTGCAGGTTGACCATGAGCTGCTGGCTCCAGGGAGAGAGCGAGCCGTCGGGGTACACGGCCTGCACCTGGCAGGCATAGGTACGGTTGCTGTCAAGGCCTTGCACTGTGTAGCAAGTGTCGGCAATGTTGCCCACCGAGAGCTGCGTCGAGTCGGGCACTGCTACTGGAAGGCCCGCCATGAGGCTGGCCGCGACATCGCCGGCATAGATGTCTACATGCTTGAGTTGCACGCGCTTCTTGGCCTCGGTGTTTTCTATTTTCAGCACATTGCTGGTTGTGCCTTGGCCCGTGAGCTTGAAAATATACACCGAGTCGTTGCTGGCAAGCGTTTCGGCATGGGTGTCAATCGCATTGCCGCTCTCGTCGAGCCAGGAGACTTTCATGGCCACGCCCTTGTCGTAGCCATAGGCCCTTGCTGCAACCGCCACTGTAGTGACCCCGTTGCAAGCTGTGAGGTCGATTTCAGGACTGGAGATGCTGCCGCATTGCTGTGAGGTGCCCAAGCGCAGATAGCCCTTGTCCTTATAGGTGCCCTTGTTGCTCTCGGTCCAGGTGGTTGCGCCGTCGGCGAGATTTTCGGTGATTATCTTCCAGCTCGACGGAGCTTGCTTGGAGTCGTAGAGCCACAGCGTGTAGTGTGCCTGTGTGCTGTCGACCGGTTGCCAGTGGGCGGTGAATGATGATGCCGTGAGCTGGGTGGGGGTGGTCAATACAGGCCGGTCGTGCTTCTCGACTTTCTTAATGTACCAAAACGATGCTGTCCCGTCGGCGTTTAGGTTGATGTCGGTGACGGGCTTGCCCAGCATGCCGGCATTGCCGTCGATGGTGCCGTCGGCAGCGAGGTAGAGATCGGCCTTGGGTGCCGACCCGTCGGTAAAGCTGTGATTGCTCTTGCCGTAGAGGTCGGTCGACACGGTGGCATGACTGGCTACGGCATCGGCCGGGACAAAGGTCATGAGTTGCACTTTCTCGTTGTTGACCGTGTTTTTGTCCCACCTGCTGGGCACATAACTCACATGGGTGATGAGCACGCCCTCGTCGGGGATGTAGCTGTCCCAACCTTGCTTGGCCCGGTTTTCGAGAATGTAGTACTCGTTGCTGTTGAGCTCGCTGGTGATTTTCACAGCCACGTCGGTCGAGTCGCTGCCCTGATTAAACCTGGGCAGCACATATCGTGTGTTGCCCACAGGTGTGGCCAGGTCGAGCCATCCCATGTAGTTTTTCTCATAGGCATTGTAGCCAATGGGAGTGTAGCCGCCGTTGTTGTAGCATCCATAGTCGAGCAGGCTCCAGCAGTCCATGCCCACATATCCAAACATGTAGGTGGTTTCGTAGAAATCGGGCAGACCCAGGCAATGTGAAAACTCGTGGCAGAAGGTGCCTATTCCGTCCATCTTTGTGCCGCTGTCGTCGGAACCGTTGACCTCGTTGAACACTGCAAACTTGTCGACCTTGGTGCCTGCATAGGTGAGTGCGCCTGGGCCGTCGCCATAGTGTGCTGCCTCGGTCAGGTTCCACTGGCAGGGCCAGATGGAATTGGGCACAGTGAGCGCGGCTTGGGCCTCACCCACGCCGGCATACACGACGATAACCACATCGCAGTCGCCGTCGCCGTTGTTGTCGTAGTCGGTCCAGTTTATCTTTCCTTCGGCTTGTGCTTTCTCACAAGCTTCGGCCACCATGCGGGCCACGCCTGCATCCTTGGCAGCAGTGCCACTGTCTTTTCCATAGGTCTCTCGTGTGTTGTCGAGCGTGTAGATGCCAAACACATCGAAGCGCGGATTGTACTTGCCGTTGGACTGGTCTTGAAAATACTGGTTCACGCTGGCAGCACCTTGCGTGTACTGGGCCACAAAGTCGTCTTTGGTGTGCGACATGGCCTTGTCCTTGTATTGCACAAGCAGGATGGGTATGCGCGGGCTGCCGCTGTGAGGCACCTGGCTGTGCAGTCGTTGCGCATTCACGGCTTTTATCAATCGGCGTGCAGGCTCATTCATCAGTGTGCCCAACTTGAGCTGCCGGGCTTCCCGGGCAAGAAACGATTTCTCGATTGCACTGCGCAGCTCTGGGTCATGGGCCATCACCGTAGTAGGGCCGTCTGCCGTAAGATAGCAGTAGCTGCCTGAGCTGTCCTTGGCCACAGCGAGGCCGTCGCGGGTGACAATGACGTGGCCAAACTCGTCGCCGGCCACGCCGAGTGTGAGCTGCGACCCATCGGGCTGGGTCACCTCTACACGCTGCCGCATGGCTGGCACCGCAAGCGCAGTGCTGCATGCCCAAAGCAGAGCTCCTGTTGCAAGTAATATTTTTTTCATGTAATTTGTAGAATGGTTGTTGGTTGTTGTGTGTGTATTCTAAACAAAACCAATTGGGCTGTTCTCCCTGGCGAGGGCAGCCCAATTGTGTTGTGTAGAATGGCTGGAGAAGCGGGCACCGCAAGAGAGGGCGGTGCCCACTTTGTGCACAGCCGGTGCTATCTCACATAGACCTTTGCAGCGGTGTAACCGTCGACCTTGACGATATACACGCCGGTCGACAGGTTCACAGTCTCGCGTGAAGCGCAATTTGCCTTGGCAAATGCCTGTGTGCCTGCCACAGTGTACACGTCGACTGTTCTGCCCACTGCGCCCATGATGATGACACACTGGTTGCCTCCCACGATTTTCACACCATTGATAGCGGCATTCACGCTCTCAAGGCCTGTAGGCTCTACAACAGCCACGTTGGAGTGGCCCGACTCGCCCTCGTTGTAGAGCGCGGTCACCGTGTAGGTGAGCGACCCTGCGGGAGCCGACTCGTCGCTATAGGCGGTAGTCGAGGTCCTCCCCACTATCTCATTGTTGCGATACACATTGTAGCCCTCTATCTTGAGGTTGCTGGCATCGCGAGTGTATTGCACATCGTCGAGCATCATCACGGCTTGGCCTGTAGCCACAAAGCGAATTGCAAAATACTTGGCATCGGCAGGCAAGGTGAAGGTGTGTTGTGCCCAGTCGGCTCCGTCGAGCGAATCGGCTCTCACAAGGCTGAAGTCGTCGATGTTGTTTCCCGATTTCGAGGCAAGCAGCTCAACATGTGCGCTGGCGTCATCGGCCTTCATGTGCATGGTAAAGAAACTTACTTCGGTGCCGCCTTTCACAAGTGGAGAAATCAGCCAGTTGTCGGCAAGAGGTGTCTGTTGATTGTAGGGAGAACTTGGGTAGTAGCCGTCGCCGCCAAACGAAATCAAGTACTGGTTGCCACTCTTGGCTTTCCACATGTCGTCGGTCAAGCCCAGCAGGGTAGGATTAAACACTTGGTAGGCATTGGGCTTGTACTCTCCGGCATAGTCGTTTACACCATTGGGGGCAAGAGTGTTCTGCCCGTCGGCGTCATATACTTTCCAGTCGCCTATGCCATCAACTGCAAGAGGCTGATAATCTTCAAAGCTATCGGTCACCGGCAGCTGGCCGTTGCCAGTGTTGGGCGCGTTGAAGGTGAGCTCGATTGCATTTGACTGCTCGCTGGCCTGCAACCCGGTGGGGGCAGGCAGTGCCGAGTTGCGTTGTGCAAAGACTGTGGCGACCGGCGTCGTGTCGTTGAGGGCGTTTTCGTCGCCGGCAGCTGTCACCACCACTTTGAAGTTGTAGTTCTGGCCGCACTCATCGGTGTTGAAGGTCTTCTTAAACACATGTTCAAA
This window contains:
- the hsdR gene encoding EcoAI/FtnUII family type I restriction enzme subunit R — translated: MDNILALSEEDIKLRYITPSILKKGWSVEDITMETKVKLTDGKINLRGNLVARGKAKFADYMLYYNRATPIAIVEAKDANHTVSFGMQQAKEYAQMMDIPFAFSSNGQGYQEYDFLTGKERSFSMDAFPTKEELYARFLTESNGGKGFSDEEKKIIDQPYCTGQDIFPPRYYQRNAVNRTVNAVAQGRNRLLLVMATGTGKTYTAFQIVYRLLKAGLVKKVLYLADRNVLVDQSIQQDFKPLSSTIHKVDYQSDIDTHGGHLAYEVYFSLYQQLIGKEGKQNYKELFKPEFFDMVIVDECHRGSAKDDSNWREILEYFDGAIQLGMTATPKETKYQSSISYFGKPIYTYSLKEGIEDGFLAPFKVVNITTNIGDEWRPVKGQRDINGNLIEDRIYNNSDYDYNIIIEDRIREVAHEITQYLKSTDRMAKTIVFCADEDHADRMRTALVNENSDMCKKNPDYVVRITGSDPYGQSKLDYFISVASKYPVIATTSKLLSTGVDCKMVKLIVLDQRIGSMTEFKQIVGRGTRIREKEGKTHFTIMDFRNVTRLFADPDWDGPIEVNDNYVKGTPKPYPVIEEEPMDVSEPEPERPPKPIVDKDGCTVKVINKVVSVYDTNGKLLRTESITDYTRKNINNTYANLDDFIHRWNKADKKAEITDLLRESGIDLQALKHDRNMDDVDDFDFICHIAYGKKPLTRRERAENVKKRDIFNKYGAEARKVLEALLDKYANDGITQLENRTVLRLDPFRQMGSPANIAKFFGGNQQYFSAVKELESLIYSSIA
- a CDS encoding DUF4112 domain-containing protein; translation: MRKDKKYLLGHPLYRFMQRSEKWMDRYFVDPLLGLLLPGGWGDALSGLLALPAIYYSLWVVRSVPLTLAVTLNVLADVVLGLLPFMAGDVIDFFFRSYGRNMRLITGYVNGDKQVVAHVRRKAALSAVAIVVLLALLVVLMWLAWQLGQWVWQWLQQALQ
- a CDS encoding M6 family metalloprotease domain-containing protein, producing the protein MKKILLATGALLWACSTALAVPAMRQRVEVTQPDGSQLTLGVAGDEFGHVIVTRDGLAVAKDSSGSYCYLTADGPTTVMAHDPELRSAIEKSFLAREARQLKLGTLMNEPARRLIKAVNAQRLHSQVPHSGSPRIPILLVQYKDKAMSHTKDDFVAQYTQGAASVNQYFQDQSNGKYNPRFDVFGIYTLDNTRETYGKDSGTAAKDAGVARMVAEACEKAQAEGKINWTDYDNNGDGDCDVVIVVYAGVGEAQAALTVPNSIWPCQWNLTEAAHYGDGPGALTYAGTKVDKFAVFNEVNGSDDSGTKMDGIGTFCHEFSHCLGLPDFYETTYMFGYVGMDCWSLLDYGCYNNGGYTPIGYNAYEKNYMGWLDLATPVGNTRYVLPRFNQGSDSTDVAVKITSELNSNEYYILENRAKQGWDSYIPDEGVLITHVSYVPSRWDKNTVNNEKVQLMTFVPADAVASHATVSTDLYGKSNHSFTDGSAPKADLYLAADGTIDGNAGMLGKPVTDINLNADGTASFWYIKKVEKHDRPVLTTPTQLTASSFTAHWQPVDSTQAHYTLWLYDSKQAPSSWKIITENLADGATTWTESNKGTYKDKGYLRLGTSQQCGSISSPEIDLTACNGVTTVAVAARAYGYDKGVAMKVSWLDESGNAIDTHAETLASNDSVYIFKLTGQGTTSNVLKIENTEAKKRVQLKHVDIYAGDVAASLMAGLPVAVPDSTQLSVGNIADTCYTVQGLDSNRTYACQVQAVYPDGSLSPWSQQLMVNLQGTGLRGDLNGDGQVNVTDVSVIINAILGNGQLDLEAGDLNGDGSLNVTDVTALIHIILQ
- a CDS encoding restriction endonuclease subunit S, which translates into the protein MRDVIYPPKYGTSSKSLSNGDVPVLRMGNIQDGEVVYDKLVFSNNVEDNRKYLLQDGDLLFNRTNSAELVGKTAIFKGNRHVIYAGYLILLRPIKTNSEYLNYIFSSPYVRSYCKEVKTIGVQQCNINAEKVSQLLVPIAPFEEQMRIVDKIKEVLPSVDKYSISQYNLDLLNVSLSECLKKSILQEAIQGRLVPQIAEEGTAQELLEQIKTEKQKLVKKGKLKKSALNDSVIFKGDDNKYYEQVGKHCEDITEEIPFELPASWNWTRGKIVFMPMESTMPTSDFIYPE
- a CDS encoding type I restriction-modification system subunit M, encoding MALNNFVKSIRNIMRNDAGINGDAQRIEQIAWMLFLKVYDEKENDWEFNEDNYKSFIPENCRWRNWAKDNGEGETITADALLDFVNNTLFPTLKGLEVNPSTPMRSAIVRTTFEDANQYMKDGVLLRQVINVIDQLDLGNYEESHAFGEIYESILKEMQSAGSAGEFYTPRALTDFMAEIIDPKVGEKMADFACGTGGFITSWLKALDKKVRTAEDKEEYENSVYGIEKKQFPYMLCVTNMLLHDIDSPRVMHDNSLTKDVLNYTDEDKFDVILMNPPYGGSEKNDIKQHFPSDLSSSETADLFMVLIMYRLAEKGRAAVILPDGFLFGADNAKLAIKEKLLREFNLHTIIRLPGSIFAPYTSIATNILFFNNEKAEGAEEGFSTKETWFYRLDMPEGYKHFSKTKPMRAEHCRPIIDWWTNRQEIVDAENNDEKSRCFTAQQLLDMDCNFDQCKFPKDEEEILPPAELLADYFKKRKALDHEIDKTLAEIQRILGIEISKD